Proteins encoded together in one Campylobacter peloridis LMG 23910 window:
- a CDS encoding ATP-dependent DNA helicase, protein MLDRLIEKLKYNNVFLTGGAGVGKSFLTMELIKAYRQQGKIVIVLGSSAISAFNIGGVTLHSFFAFKRCKNYDELYYEDRKQKDKLEKLKRILKQCDLLVIDEISMVSASLMEMIYYRLIRSEFNGKILLVGDFFQLPPVVDFNTQINNLFQASLYAFSSQAWKDFNFTNVMLTLAKRTSDRQFYDYLFYLRMGILKQETLDFFKKMLIKKENLLEYTNTYTLLCSTNKKTNQVNEKKLNLLEGKEYVFNSKSEKLDVLLDDKIYHQWINSLNSLEVLKLKIGAKIIFCVNNKEENYYNGEQGVVIDFIYEDEKEYILIEKNNGERLRIKPYEYTFEEYEINDDKIEVKIRAKFIQFPIKLAYAITIHKSQGMSIDYLICDIDGIFEKGQLYVCLSRAVNPCNLKIVYNYKIPFEDYFLKILKIDKEVRQFYMEEKFINLEDNEEM, encoded by the coding sequence ATTTTAGACAGATTGATTGAGAAATTAAAATACAATAATGTTTTTTTAACCGGTGGAGCAGGTGTTGGAAAATCTTTTTTAACTATGGAGCTTATTAAGGCGTATAGGCAGCAAGGAAAAATAGTTATCGTTTTGGGTTCTAGTGCTATTAGTGCTTTTAATATAGGCGGTGTAACCTTGCATAGTTTTTTTGCTTTTAAAAGATGTAAAAATTACGATGAATTATATTATGAAGATAGAAAACAAAAGGATAAATTAGAAAAACTAAAACGAATTTTAAAACAATGTGATTTGTTAGTTATTGATGAAATTTCTATGGTTAGTGCTTCTTTAATGGAAATGATTTATTATAGGCTTATAAGATCTGAATTTAATGGAAAAATTTTATTGGTAGGTGATTTTTTTCAACTTCCTCCAGTTGTAGATTTTAACACTCAAATAAATAATTTATTTCAAGCTAGTTTATATGCGTTTTCATCTCAGGCTTGGAAAGATTTTAATTTTACAAATGTAATGCTTACATTAGCTAAAAGAACAAGTGATAGACAATTTTATGATTATTTATTTTACTTGAGAATGGGTATTCTTAAACAAGAAACACTTGATTTTTTTAAAAAAATGCTTATCAAAAAAGAAAATTTACTTGAATATACAAATACATATACCTTGTTATGTTCTACTAATAAAAAAACAAACCAAGTTAATGAAAAAAAATTAAATTTATTAGAAGGAAAGGAATATGTTTTTAATTCAAAAAGTGAAAAATTAGATGTGTTATTGGATGATAAAATTTATCATCAATGGATTAATAGTTTAAATTCTTTAGAAGTGTTAAAATTAAAAATAGGAGCTAAAATAATTTTTTGCGTTAATAATAAAGAAGAAAATTATTATAATGGAGAACAAGGAGTTGTAATTGATTTTATTTATGAAGATGAAAAAGAGTATATTTTAATCGAGAAAAATAATGGCGAGCGATTGAGAATTAAACCTTATGAATATACTTTTGAAGAGTATGAAATAAATGATGATAAAATAGAGGTGAAAATAAGAGCAAAATTTATACAATTTCCTATAAAACTAGCATACGCAATTACTATACACAAATCTCAAGGAATGAGTATAGATTATTTAATATGTGATATTGATGGAATTTTTGAAAAAGGACAATTATATGTTTGCTTATCAAGAGCTGTTAATCCTTGCAATTTAAAAATTGTATATAATTACAAAATACCTTTTGAAGATTATTTTTTAAAAATTTTAAAAATAGACAAAGAAGTTAGACAATTTTATATGGAAGAAAAATTTATAAATTTAGAAGATAATGAGGAGATGTAA
- a CDS encoding flagellar basal body-associated FliL family protein, translated as MKWLVFLFFLQFSVLANSLSIEDFRTDLYSKIGNNTLKKIEITLEFEGDNLDEIKIIDALNTIISSYFYEDLFTEIGKNNFKETLLKFSNKKYKTHIKNIYILKINSIQEFDLEELKRFLKDMDKTDIKEKVVSKKIENTKNILENKEHNISKNEDANISTEIIKQDINSSNIQDVNTSKEAMDIILKTMENTQMQMLAPSKDQDLFKELPY; from the coding sequence ATGAAATGGCTTGTGTTTTTATTTTTTTTACAATTTAGTGTTTTAGCTAATTCTTTGAGTATTGAAGATTTTAGAACAGATTTATATTCTAAAATAGGAAATAATACTTTAAAAAAAATAGAAATAACATTAGAATTTGAAGGTGATAATTTAGATGAAATAAAAATTATTGATGCTTTAAATACAATAATTTCAAGCTATTTTTATGAAGATTTATTTACAGAAATTGGAAAAAATAATTTCAAAGAAACTTTACTTAAATTTAGTAATAAAAAATACAAAACTCATATAAAAAATATTTATATTTTAAAAATCAATTCTATACAAGAATTTGACTTAGAAGAATTAAAACGCTTTTTAAAGGATATGGATAAAACAGATATTAAAGAGAAGGTGGTGTCTAAAAAAATAGAAAATACTAAAAATATTCTTGAAAACAAAGAGCATAATATAAGTAAAAATGAAGATGCTAATATAAGCACAGAAATTATCAAGCAAGATATAAATAGTTCAAATATACAAGATGTTAACACGAGCAAAGAAGCGATGGATATAATTTTAAAAACTATGGAAAATACGCAAATGCAAATGCTAGCACCAAGTAAGGATCAAGATTTGTTCAAAGAGTTGCCATATTAA